One genomic window of uncultured delta proteobacterium includes the following:
- the crt gene encoding 3-hydroxybutyryl-CoA dehydratase, giving the protein MLTMNTITYEKRGHIGLLTINRPKAMNAFNNEVVTEVYVCLESLVNTDIRCLIVTGSGEKAFVAGADIREMQYLNPSQAAAFSRAGNAVMALLEDFPVPIIAAINGYAMGGGCELALSCDIRIASENAVFSFPEVGLGIIPGFGGAQRLARIIGIGKAKELIYTTNRINAADALTVGLVNAVYPQEQLLDKCLEMAEKIASNAPTAVRVAKGVINKSMGMELHQSYGLEVLPFSTCFLTSDRQMAMDAFVDKRPKDAFTGK; this is encoded by the coding sequence ATGCTGACAATGAACACGATAACCTATGAAAAACGCGGGCATATCGGGCTATTGACCATCAACCGCCCCAAGGCCATGAACGCCTTCAACAATGAGGTGGTCACGGAAGTTTACGTTTGTCTCGAATCCCTCGTGAACACGGACATCCGGTGTCTCATCGTCACGGGGTCCGGTGAGAAAGCGTTCGTGGCGGGCGCGGACATCCGGGAAATGCAGTACCTCAACCCCTCCCAGGCCGCTGCCTTCAGCCGGGCGGGCAACGCCGTCATGGCGCTGCTGGAGGATTTCCCCGTGCCCATCATCGCGGCCATCAACGGCTATGCCATGGGCGGCGGGTGCGAGCTGGCGCTCTCCTGCGATATCCGCATCGCCTCGGAAAACGCCGTGTTCTCCTTCCCGGAGGTTGGCCTCGGCATCATTCCCGGGTTCGGCGGCGCGCAGCGGCTCGCGCGCATTATCGGCATCGGCAAAGCCAAGGAACTCATCTACACCACCAACCGCATCAACGCGGCGGACGCGCTGACCGTGGGGCTCGTCAACGCGGTGTACCCGCAGGAACAGCTCCTCGACAAATGCCTGGAAATGGCTGAAAAAATCGCGTCCAACGCGCCCACCGCCGTGCGGGTGGCCAAGGGCGTCATCAACAAAAGCATGGGCATGGAACTGCACCAGAGCTACGGTCTGGAAGTGCTGCCCTTCAGCACCTGCTTCCTGACCAGCGACCGCCAGATGGCCATGGACGCCTTCGTGGACAAGCGCCCGAAAGACGCGTTCACCGGGAAGTAA